In Granulicella sibirica, the following proteins share a genomic window:
- a CDS encoding glycosyl hydrolase, whose translation MVEAIVLWNEPNNLSHWNFKLDPDWTRFAEMVKVTSAAIRSVHPELTIVLGGVSSCDCDFLRLMVQHGVMDHVDAIGVHGFPLDWNHWQIDEWPARVAEAHEVTGKPIWVTEVGVSSFGAEEVQDFGMRRTLALLKDRVERIHWYSLFDLPPSWPAETRHKEAEGSSYYRHYYLGLVRSDGEPKMSVKQFPTDGSVGFCQWFHFEDPRLNDAAQWMSDHGVEYLRTGLSWADSYRPDATKWFDRQMKVLEPFRVALTLCFTPAHLGLEEHHTSPPKDNQQFANFAAWAVSRYAPSPLRQSLTATEVEV comes from the coding sequence ATGGTAGAAGCGATTGTGCTTTGGAACGAGCCGAATAACCTTTCTCACTGGAACTTCAAGCTTGATCCGGATTGGACGCGCTTCGCGGAAATGGTCAAGGTGACGTCTGCTGCGATTCGCAGTGTGCATCCGGAGCTGACCATTGTGCTCGGGGGCGTATCGTCCTGCGACTGCGATTTTCTTCGTTTGATGGTTCAGCACGGAGTGATGGATCACGTCGATGCAATCGGCGTACACGGGTTTCCTCTCGACTGGAATCACTGGCAGATTGACGAATGGCCCGCCCGCGTTGCTGAGGCGCATGAAGTGACGGGCAAGCCGATCTGGGTAACTGAGGTAGGGGTCTCGAGCTTTGGGGCCGAAGAGGTCCAGGACTTCGGCATGCGGCGTACGCTGGCGCTGCTGAAAGATCGCGTGGAACGCATTCACTGGTACAGTCTGTTCGATCTACCGCCAAGCTGGCCGGCTGAGACGCGGCACAAGGAGGCGGAAGGTTCTTCGTACTATCGTCATTATTATTTGGGCCTGGTTCGATCGGACGGCGAGCCGAAGATGTCCGTGAAGCAATTTCCGACAGATGGCAGTGTCGGATTCTGTCAGTGGTTTCACTTCGAGGACCCGAGGTTGAACGATGCCGCACAGTGGATGAGCGACCATGGTGTCGAGTATCTTCGCACTGGGCTCAGCTGGGCTGACTCCTATCGTCCTGACGCGACTAAGTGGTTTGACCGCCAGATGAAGGTACTTGAGCCGTTTCGCGTTGCGTTGACGTTGTGTTTCACGCCGGCACATCTGGGCTTGGAGGAGCACCATACCAGCCCGCCGAAGGACAATCAGCAGTTCGCCAATTTTGCAGCATGGGCCGTTTCACGTTACGCGCCTTCTCCACTGAGACAGTCCCTTACCGCGACTGAAGTAGAAGTATAG